One Perca flavescens isolate YP-PL-M2 chromosome 9, PFLA_1.0, whole genome shotgun sequence genomic window carries:
- the LOC114562157 gene encoding uncharacterized protein LOC114562157 isoform X1, whose protein sequence is MEMWLKLSTLLFLTALVISGQAFVILDEMPKRMEVAFGSSVNFQCGLKAVDDSRFWVKWYFNPSGASFNESHQFCNKSVKPSNQTNQDLREEEPDTQCWIKSNVTHQDSGWYFCKVTIEIPSLTHKCSNGTEVIISKSEEHTSHPSLPLVTSKQATVSHTYNVHLNHWIWILLGVSTFILIVLLVLCVLLRRRLRRSRGEDPIYANTRPVANKQPSPRPAMAVDNLKTASSSQNLRNPSPGRRYDDGKHRYKH, encoded by the exons ATGGAAATGTGGCTGAAACTGTCGACTCTGCTGTTTCTCACAG CCCTGGTGATATCTGGTCAAGCTTTTGTGATTCTGGATGAAATGCCAAAAAGAATGGAAGTTGCTTTTGGTTCCTCTGTGAATTTCCAATGCGGCTTGAAGGCTGTGGACGATAGCAGATTTTGGGTAAAATGGTATTTCAACCCATCTGGAGCTTCGTTCAATGAATCGCACCAATTCTGTAACAAATCTGTAAAGCCCTCTAACCAAACAAACCAGGACCTGAGGGAGGAAGAGCCAGACACTCAATGTTGGATTAAATCAAATGTAACACACCAGGACAGCGGATGGTACTTTTGCAAAGTCACAATAGAAATTCCGTCATTAACCCATAAGTGCAGCAATGGAACAGAAGTAATTATTT CAAAGAGTGAAGAACATACATCGCACCCGTCACTACCCCTAGTGACAAGCAAacaag CTACTGTGTCTCACACATACAACGTCCATCTCAACCACTGGATCTGGATCCTGCTGGGGGTATCTACTTTCATCCTGATTGTCCTGCTGGTCCTATGTGTCTTGCTGAGAAGAAGACTCCGCAGAAGCAGAG GAGAAGATCCTATCTATGCAAACACTCGTCCTGTGGCCAACAAACAGCCTTCACCTCGGCCGGCGATGGCCGTGGACAACCTGAAGACGGCTTCTTCCTCTCAAAACCTCCGGAACCCAAGTCCAGGCAGGAGATACGACGATGGCAAACATAGAtacaaacattga
- the LOC114562157 gene encoding uncharacterized protein LOC114562157 isoform X2, whose amino-acid sequence MEMWLKLSTLLFLTALVISGQAFVILDEMPKRMEVAFGSSVNFQCGLKAVDDSRFWVKWYFNPSGASFNESHQFCNKSVKPSNQTNQDLREEEPDTQCWIKSNVTHQDSGWYFCKVTIEIPSLTHKCSNGTEVIISTVSHTYNVHLNHWIWILLGVSTFILIVLLVLCVLLRRRLRRSRGEDPIYANTRPVANKQPSPRPAMAVDNLKTASSSQNLRNPSPGRRYDDGKHRYKH is encoded by the exons ATGGAAATGTGGCTGAAACTGTCGACTCTGCTGTTTCTCACAG CCCTGGTGATATCTGGTCAAGCTTTTGTGATTCTGGATGAAATGCCAAAAAGAATGGAAGTTGCTTTTGGTTCCTCTGTGAATTTCCAATGCGGCTTGAAGGCTGTGGACGATAGCAGATTTTGGGTAAAATGGTATTTCAACCCATCTGGAGCTTCGTTCAATGAATCGCACCAATTCTGTAACAAATCTGTAAAGCCCTCTAACCAAACAAACCAGGACCTGAGGGAGGAAGAGCCAGACACTCAATGTTGGATTAAATCAAATGTAACACACCAGGACAGCGGATGGTACTTTTGCAAAGTCACAATAGAAATTCCGTCATTAACCCATAAGTGCAGCAATGGAACAGAAGTAATTATTT CTACTGTGTCTCACACATACAACGTCCATCTCAACCACTGGATCTGGATCCTGCTGGGGGTATCTACTTTCATCCTGATTGTCCTGCTGGTCCTATGTGTCTTGCTGAGAAGAAGACTCCGCAGAAGCAGAG GAGAAGATCCTATCTATGCAAACACTCGTCCTGTGGCCAACAAACAGCCTTCACCTCGGCCGGCGATGGCCGTGGACAACCTGAAGACGGCTTCTTCCTCTCAAAACCTCCGGAACCCAAGTCCAGGCAGGAGATACGACGATGGCAAACATAGAtacaaacattga